In the Octadecabacter sp. SW4 genome, one interval contains:
- a CDS encoding LptA/OstA family protein, which yields MFSLLALPASAQGTAITLGGLNADPAAPLEITADSLSVDQDTGIAIFTGNVVVGQGDLRLSAGEVRVVYDDTTGEINALDITGGVTFVTATEAAESQTASYNLETGQLTLSGEVLVTQGPSAIAADRMTVNLETGAARMDGRVRTVFQQGEN from the coding sequence TTGTTTTCACTTCTTGCCCTGCCCGCATCGGCACAGGGGACTGCAATCACCCTAGGTGGTCTGAACGCCGATCCGGCGGCACCGCTCGAAATTACCGCCGACAGCCTGAGCGTGGATCAAGACACTGGAATAGCGATCTTTACGGGCAATGTGGTTGTTGGACAGGGCGATCTGCGCTTGTCCGCCGGAGAAGTGCGCGTGGTTTATGACGACACCACGGGCGAGATCAACGCGCTCGACATTACTGGCGGCGTCACCTTTGTAACGGCAACTGAAGCCGCCGAATCGCAAACGGCGTCCTATAATCTTGAAACCGGTCAGCTGACACTGAGCGGTGAAGTGCTTGTCACCCAAGGCCCCAGCGCGATTGCCGCAGACCGTATGACGGTAAATCTGGAAACTGGCGCCGCGCGCATGGACGGGCGGGTGCGCACCGTCTTTCAGCAAGGCGAAAACTGA
- a CDS encoding ribonuclease D: protein MTNTLYQNDLPDGLDLGPVVAIDCETMGLNPHRDRLCLIQMSGGDGNCHLVQVAKGQTSAPNLCKMLADPNVLKLFHFGRFDIAAMLHAFGVVTAPVYCTKIASKMVRTFTDRHGLKFLLQDLVGVDISKHQQQSDWGAETLTEAQLDYAASDVLYLHKLRDELDMRLAREGRTEMAQACFDFLPMRAQLDLTGWPEIDIFAH from the coding sequence ATGACCAACACGCTTTACCAGAACGACCTGCCCGACGGGCTTGATCTTGGCCCCGTCGTCGCGATCGATTGTGAAACGATGGGACTGAACCCGCATCGCGACCGACTGTGTCTGATCCAGATGTCGGGCGGCGATGGCAACTGCCATCTGGTGCAGGTGGCCAAGGGGCAGACCAGCGCTCCCAACCTCTGCAAGATGCTGGCCGATCCGAACGTGTTGAAACTGTTTCACTTTGGCCGCTTTGACATTGCGGCGATGCTGCATGCCTTTGGTGTGGTCACGGCCCCCGTTTACTGCACCAAGATCGCCTCAAAGATGGTACGCACCTTTACCGACCGGCACGGGCTGAAGTTTCTGCTGCAGGATCTTGTCGGCGTCGACATCTCGAAGCACCAGCAACAGTCAGATTGGGGCGCCGAAACCCTGACCGAGGCACAGTTGGATTACGCCGCCAGTGATGTGCTTTACCTGCACAAGCTGCGCGACGAACTGGACATGCGCCTTGCCCGCGAAGGCCGCACCGAAATGGCCCAGGCCTGCTTTGATTTTCTGCCGATGCGCGCCCAGCTGGACCTGACCGGCTGGCCCGAAATCGACATATTCGCGCACTGA
- a CDS encoding undecaprenyl-diphosphate phosphatase: protein MTEPTMLIAFFLGILEGLTEFIPVSSTGHLLLAGYFLGFESAGKTFEVVIQLGAVLAILTLYSGKLWAVFRDAPHDPAARRFILSVLIAFLPAAVVGVLAHGIIKTILFETPMLIAVMLILGGIVLLFVDRIAPPAVHEDATEIPIGKSLAIGVVQVLAMIPGVSRSGATIVGALMLGVGKRAAAEFSFFLSMPTMAGAFAYDLYQNRDVLDASAMGEIAVGFAMAFITAVLVVRWVLNYVTHNGYRIFGWWRIIVGGVAMVALLVGA from the coding sequence ATGACCGAACCTACAATGTTGATCGCCTTTTTCCTTGGTATCTTGGAGGGGCTGACGGAGTTTATTCCGGTATCATCGACCGGCCACTTGCTGCTGGCGGGGTATTTCCTTGGGTTTGAAAGCGCGGGCAAAACCTTTGAGGTTGTGATCCAGCTTGGTGCGGTTCTGGCAATTCTGACACTTTACTCTGGCAAGCTGTGGGCGGTGTTTCGCGACGCACCTCATGACCCTGCGGCGCGCCGCTTTATCCTGTCCGTGCTGATCGCCTTTTTGCCGGCTGCGGTCGTTGGTGTTTTGGCGCATGGGATTATCAAAACGATCTTGTTTGAAACGCCGATGCTGATCGCAGTCATGCTGATCCTTGGTGGGATTGTGCTGCTGTTCGTGGATCGCATTGCGCCGCCTGCCGTGCATGAGGATGCCACCGAGATTCCGATTGGCAAATCGCTGGCGATTGGAGTGGTTCAGGTTCTGGCGATGATTCCGGGCGTATCGCGGTCGGGCGCGACGATTGTTGGCGCGCTGATGCTGGGAGTTGGTAAACGCGCCGCGGCAGAATTTTCGTTCTTTTTGTCAATGCCGACGATGGCAGGCGCCTTTGCCTATGATCTGTATCAAAACCGCGATGTGCTGGATGCTTCGGCGATGGGCGAAATCGCGGTCGGTTTTGCGATGGCGTTTATCACGGCGGTATTGGTTGTGCGTTGGGTGCTGAACTATGTGACGCACAATGGATACCGGATTTTTGGCTGGTGGCGAATCATCGTCGGCGGCGTTGCGATGGTTGCTCTTTTGGTTGGGGCATAG
- a CDS encoding SIS domain-containing protein has translation MPNSETFLQTARRVITTEADALNTLANGLSQPFADAVELLLNAKGRVIVSGMGKSGHIARKMAATFASTGTPAHFVHPAEASHGDLGMMAQGDVVLVLSNSGETPELADMVAYTRRFRIPLIGVASRADSTLMKQADVGILLPKVAEACTTGVVPTTSTTMTLALGDALAVAIMEHRAFTPENFREFHPGGKLGARLSKVSDLMHSGDAVPLASTRAPMSDTLLTISQKGFGVVGVLDDEGYLCGIVTDGDLRRNMNGLLDLTAGEVMTKAPTTIGPDSLAEEAVAIMNDKKITCLFVVDPRGSRNAKGILHIHDCLRAGVV, from the coding sequence ATGCCAAATTCAGAAACCTTCCTTCAGACCGCCCGCCGCGTCATCACAACCGAGGCCGATGCGCTGAACACGCTTGCCAACGGCCTGTCACAGCCCTTTGCCGATGCTGTGGAATTGCTGCTGAACGCCAAGGGCCGTGTGATCGTATCCGGCATGGGGAAATCCGGCCATATCGCCCGCAAGATGGCGGCGACGTTCGCAAGCACGGGAACGCCTGCGCATTTCGTCCACCCCGCCGAGGCCAGCCACGGCGATCTTGGCATGATGGCGCAGGGCGATGTTGTGCTGGTGCTGTCCAATTCAGGCGAAACACCCGAGCTGGCCGACATGGTCGCCTATACGCGCCGCTTTCGGATTCCGTTGATCGGGGTCGCCAGCCGCGCCGACAGCACGTTGATGAAACAGGCCGATGTGGGCATTCTTTTGCCCAAAGTCGCCGAAGCCTGCACCACTGGCGTTGTCCCCACGACCAGCACCACAATGACTCTGGCGTTGGGGGATGCATTGGCCGTTGCGATCATGGAACATCGCGCATTTACACCCGAGAACTTTCGCGAGTTCCATCCGGGCGGCAAACTGGGTGCGCGCCTCTCAAAGGTCAGCGATCTGATGCACAGCGGCGATGCGGTGCCTCTTGCCAGCACCAGGGCCCCCATGAGCGACACCTTGCTGACAATCAGCCAAAAAGGATTTGGTGTGGTTGGCGTTCTGGATGACGAAGGATATCTTTGCGGTATCGTCACCGATGGTGACCTGCGCCGCAATATGAACGGGCTGCTTGACCTGACCGCAGGCGAGGTGATGACCAAGGCGCCGACAACGATCGGACCCGATTCATTGGCCGAGGAGGCTGTGGCGATCATGAACGACAAGAAAATCACCTGCCTGTTCGTGGTCGATCCCAGGGGATCAAGAAACGCCAAGGGCATTCTGCACATCCACGATTGCCTGCGGGCCGGGGTGGTTTAG
- the gltB gene encoding glutamate synthase large subunit, translated as MTQYDDRWAADETARREWLAENGLYAHEDEKANCGVGLVVSIDGKKSRRVVENGIAALKAIWHRGAVDADGKTGDGAGIHVQIPVEFFYDQVRRTGHEPRKNEMIAVGQVFLPRTNFGAQETCRTIIETEVLRMGYYIYGWRHVPVDISCLGEKANATRPEIEQILISNAKGVDEEQFERELYVIRRRIEKASAAAGIRELYLASLSCRSIIYKGMMLAEQVAEFYPDLLDDRFESAFAIHHQRYSTNTFPQWWLAQPFRMLAHNGEINTLRGNVNWMKSHEIRMASATFGDMAEDVKPIIPLGSSDSGALDAVFEILVRAGRSAPMAKTMLVPESWSKQATELPQAWRDMYSYCNSVMEPWDGPAALAMTDGRWVCAGLDRNGLRPMRYVVTGDGLLIAGSEAGMVPIDEASVVEKGALGPGQMIAVDMREGGLFHDVEIKDKLAAGRSFGEWVGKINELDEALGSVTETPLFEGAELRKRQIAAGYTIEELEQILAPMAEDAKETLASMGDDTPSAVLSEKYRPLSHFFRQNFSQVTNPPIDSLREFRVMSLKTRFGNLKNVLDEDSSQTEILVLDSPFVGNAQWDALKAAFNATCTEIDCTFDADGGPAALGQALERIRAEAEDAVRSGAGHLILTDQFQGQDRVGMPMILATSAVHSWLTRKGLRTFCSLNIRPAECIDPHYFAVLIGCGATVVNAYLAEDSLADRIGRGLLEGTLTEAVARYRTAIDQGLLKIMAKMGISVISSYRGGLNFEAVGLSRAMVAEYFPGMQSRISGIGVSGIQKKVAAVHEAGWRGGSDVLPIGGFYKARRSGEKHAWEAQTMHLLQNACNRASYEVWKQYSSLMQNNPPIHLRDLLAIKPMGDAIPIEEVESITAIRKRFVTPGMSLGALSPEAHKTLNVAMNRIGAKSDSGEGGEDPAHFVPEPNGDNPSAKIKQVASGRFGVTAEYLNQCEELEIKVAQGAKPGEGGQLPGMKVTDLIARLRHSTKGVTLISPPPHHDIYSIEDLAQLIYDLKQINPRCKVTVKLVASSGVGTIAAGVAKAKADIILISGHNGGTGASPATSIKYAGLPWEMGLTEAHQVLSMNNLRSRVTLRTDGGLRTGRDIVMAAMLGAEEYGIGTAALIAMGCIMVRQCQSNTCPVGVCTQDEALRDKFTGTADKVVNLITFYATEVREILASIGARSLDDVIGRADLLTQVSRGSAHLDDLDLNPLLITVDGAADIVYDRNKPRNAVPDTLDAEIVKDAARFLDDGEKMQLEYAVQNTLRTIGTRTSSHIVKNFGMRNALQRDHLTVKLKGSAGQSLGAFAAPGLKIEVSGDANDYVGKGLSGGMITVRPPMASPLVASENTIIGNTVLYGATDGYLFAAGRAGERFAVRNSGAKVVIEGCGSNGCEYMTGGVAVILGSIGANFGAGMTGGMAYIYDENGDAAPLINMETLVACPVTVDHWETQLKDLIQEHLAETGSRKAADILQHWDYEKGKFLQLCPKEMLVHIPAPLSHESAAVPAE; from the coding sequence ATGACGCAATATGATGATCGCTGGGCCGCTGACGAAACCGCCCGCCGCGAATGGTTGGCTGAAAACGGCCTTTATGCCCACGAGGACGAGAAAGCCAACTGTGGCGTTGGACTTGTCGTGTCGATCGACGGCAAGAAGTCCCGCCGCGTTGTGGAAAACGGCATTGCCGCGCTCAAGGCGATCTGGCACCGCGGCGCTGTCGATGCGGATGGCAAGACCGGTGATGGTGCCGGTATCCACGTGCAAATTCCGGTTGAATTTTTCTATGATCAGGTGCGTCGCACCGGCCACGAGCCGCGCAAGAATGAAATGATCGCTGTCGGCCAGGTCTTTCTGCCGCGCACGAATTTCGGCGCGCAGGAAACATGCCGCACAATCATCGAAACCGAAGTCCTGCGGATGGGCTATTATATCTATGGCTGGCGGCATGTGCCCGTCGACATTTCCTGTCTGGGCGAAAAGGCCAACGCGACCCGCCCCGAGATTGAACAGATCCTGATCTCGAATGCCAAGGGTGTGGACGAGGAACAGTTCGAACGTGAACTTTATGTTATTCGTCGTCGCATTGAAAAAGCGTCTGCCGCTGCGGGTATCCGCGAGCTGTATCTGGCATCACTGTCGTGCCGATCTATCATCTATAAGGGCATGATGCTGGCCGAGCAGGTCGCCGAGTTTTATCCCGACCTTCTGGATGACCGGTTCGAGAGCGCTTTTGCAATCCATCACCAGCGCTATTCCACGAACACCTTTCCCCAGTGGTGGTTGGCGCAGCCGTTTCGGATGTTGGCCCATAATGGTGAAATCAACACCCTCAGGGGCAACGTCAACTGGATGAAAAGCCACGAAATCCGCATGGCGAGCGCCACTTTTGGTGACATGGCAGAGGATGTGAAGCCGATTATTCCGCTTGGGTCGTCGGATTCCGGTGCGCTTGATGCTGTGTTTGAAATTCTTGTGCGTGCGGGCCGCAGCGCGCCGATGGCCAAGACCATGCTGGTGCCCGAAAGCTGGTCAAAGCAGGCGACCGAATTGCCGCAGGCCTGGCGTGACATGTATTCCTACTGCAACTCCGTGATGGAACCTTGGGACGGCCCGGCCGCCCTTGCCATGACCGACGGTCGCTGGGTTTGCGCCGGTCTTGATCGCAACGGGCTACGCCCCATGCGCTATGTCGTGACGGGTGACGGCCTGCTGATTGCCGGCTCCGAGGCGGGTATGGTGCCGATCGACGAGGCAAGTGTCGTTGAAAAAGGCGCGCTTGGCCCCGGGCAGATGATTGCGGTGGACATGCGCGAAGGCGGGTTGTTCCACGATGTCGAAATCAAGGACAAACTGGCCGCGGGCCGGTCCTTTGGTGAATGGGTCGGCAAGATCAATGAACTGGACGAGGCGCTAGGATCAGTGACTGAAACGCCGTTGTTTGAGGGTGCTGAATTGCGCAAACGCCAGATCGCGGCGGGCTACACGATTGAAGAGCTTGAACAGATTTTGGCCCCGATGGCCGAGGACGCCAAAGAAACGCTTGCCTCGATGGGTGACGACACGCCAAGCGCGGTCCTGTCGGAGAAATATCGCCCGCTGTCGCATTTCTTTCGCCAGAACTTTAGCCAGGTCACCAACCCACCGATTGACAGCTTGCGCGAATTCCGAGTGATGAGCCTCAAGACGCGGTTTGGGAACCTCAAGAACGTATTGGACGAGGATTCCAGCCAGACCGAAATTCTGGTACTCGACAGCCCGTTTGTTGGTAATGCGCAATGGGACGCCTTGAAGGCCGCATTCAACGCGACCTGCACCGAAATCGACTGCACCTTTGACGCTGATGGTGGCCCCGCCGCCCTTGGCCAGGCGCTGGAACGTATCCGCGCCGAGGCCGAAGATGCCGTGCGTTCGGGAGCTGGCCACCTGATCTTGACGGATCAGTTTCAGGGCCAGGACCGTGTCGGGATGCCCATGATTTTGGCGACCAGCGCGGTGCATAGCTGGCTGACACGCAAGGGTTTGCGCACGTTTTGTTCGCTGAATATCCGGCCGGCTGAATGCATTGATCCGCACTATTTTGCTGTGCTGATCGGCTGTGGCGCGACGGTCGTGAACGCCTATCTGGCCGAAGATTCGCTTGCGGATCGCATCGGGCGTGGGTTGCTTGAAGGCACCCTGACCGAGGCTGTGGCGCGCTATCGCACCGCGATTGACCAAGGCCTGCTCAAGATCATGGCCAAGATGGGGATATCGGTGATTTCCAGCTATCGTGGTGGCCTGAATTTCGAGGCTGTGGGTCTGTCCCGCGCGATGGTCGCTGAATATTTCCCCGGCATGCAGTCACGCATTTCCGGTATCGGCGTCAGCGGTATCCAGAAAAAAGTCGCCGCTGTGCATGAGGCCGGTTGGCGTGGGGGCAGTGATGTGTTGCCCATCGGCGGGTTCTACAAGGCGCGCCGTTCGGGTGAAAAGCACGCCTGGGAAGCGCAGACCATGCACCTCCTGCAGAACGCCTGTAACCGTGCGTCCTATGAGGTTTGGAAGCAGTATTCGTCACTGATGCAGAACAACCCACCAATCCATTTGCGTGATTTGCTGGCGATCAAACCGATGGGTGACGCAATCCCGATCGAAGAGGTCGAAAGTATTACCGCGATCCGCAAGCGGTTCGTGACGCCAGGCATGTCGCTGGGCGCGCTGTCGCCCGAGGCGCATAAAACGCTGAACGTGGCAATGAACCGGATCGGTGCAAAATCCGACAGTGGCGAGGGCGGAGAAGACCCCGCGCATTTCGTGCCCGAACCCAATGGCGACAATCCTTCTGCCAAGATCAAGCAGGTTGCATCGGGGCGTTTCGGCGTCACGGCCGAATACCTGAACCAGTGCGAAGAGCTCGAAATCAAGGTCGCCCAAGGGGCCAAGCCCGGCGAAGGTGGCCAGCTGCCCGGCATGAAGGTTACCGACCTGATCGCCCGTCTGCGCCATTCAACCAAAGGTGTGACGCTGATTTCGCCGCCGCCACACCACGATATCTATTCCATCGAGGACCTGGCGCAGCTGATATATGATCTGAAACAGATCAACCCGCGCTGCAAGGTGACGGTGAAACTTGTCGCCTCAAGTGGGGTTGGCACGATTGCCGCCGGTGTGGCCAAGGCCAAGGCCGATATCATCCTGATTTCTGGCCACAACGGCGGCACGGGCGCGTCGCCCGCGACCTCTATCAAATATGCGGGCCTTCCGTGGGAAATGGGGCTGACCGAGGCGCATCAGGTCCTGTCGATGAACAACCTGCGCAGCCGCGTTACGCTGCGCACCGATGGCGGTTTGCGCACGGGCCGTGACATCGTGATGGCCGCGATGCTGGGGGCCGAGGAATACGGCATCGGCACCGCCGCACTGATCGCGATGGGCTGTATCATGGTGCGCCAGTGCCAAAGCAACACTTGTCCGGTTGGTGTCTGCACCCAGGACGAAGCCTTGCGCGACAAGTTTACAGGAACGGCGGACAAGGTTGTGAATCTGATCACGTTTTACGCCACCGAAGTGCGCGAAATCCTTGCCAGTATCGGCGCGCGGTCCTTGGATGATGTGATTGGCCGCGCTGATCTGCTGACGCAGGTGTCACGTGGGTCGGCGCATCTGGATGATCTTGATCTGAATCCACTGCTGATTACCGTCGATGGCGCGGCCGATATCGTTTACGACCGGAACAAGCCGCGCAATGCGGTGCCTGACACGCTGGATGCTGAAATCGTCAAGGACGCCGCGCGCTTCCTTGATGACGGGGAAAAGATGCAGCTGGAATATGCGGTGCAGAACACGCTGCGCACCATTGGCACGCGCACATCCAGCCATATCGTCAAGAACTTCGGGATGCGCAACGCGCTGCAGCGCGACCACCTGACGGTAAAGCTGAAAGGTTCGGCGGGGCAATCGCTGGGGGCGTTCGCCGCACCTGGCCTCAAGATCGAAGTTTCGGGGGATGCCAACGATTATGTCGGCAAGGGCCTGTCGGGCGGCATGATTACCGTGCGTCCACCAATGGCAAGCCCGCTGGTCGCGTCCGAGAACACGATCATCGGCAACACCGTTCTTTATGGTGCGACCGATGGCTATCTGTTTGCCGCAGGGCGCGCAGGCGAGCGTTTCGCAGTGCGCAATTCCGGTGCAAAGGTCGTGATCGAAGGTTGTGGCAGCAATGGCTGTGAATATATGACCGGCGGGGTTGCGGTGATCCTTGGGTCGATTGGCGCGAACTTTGGCGCTGGTATGACGGGTGGCATGGCCTATATTTATGACGAAAATGGCGATGCGGCTCCACTGATTAATATGGAAACACTGGTCGCCTGTCCGGTAACGGTCGATCACTGGGAAACCCAGCTCAAAGACCTGATCCAAGAACATCTGGCTGAGACGGGAAGCCGCAAGGCCGCAGATATTCTGCAGCATTGGGACTATGAAAAAGGCAAGTTTCTTCAGCTGTGCCCCAAGGAAATGCTGGTTCATATCCCAGCACCACTGTCACATGAAAGCGCTGCGGTGCCTGCCGAATAG
- a CDS encoding NAD(P)-dependent oxidoreductase, with amino-acid sequence MAGQKMLKFVTVGRDMPEKRVPDLRSQDFDEIYAEYARDKAEEQASRCSQCGVPYCQSHCPLHNNIPDWLRLTAEGRLEEAYEVSQATNTFPEICGRICPQDRLCEGNCVIEQSGHGTVTIGAVEKYITDTAFDQGWVKPIRPAIERTESVAIIGAGPGGLAAADRLRRAGVQVTVYDRYDRGGGLLTYGIPGFKLEKDIVMQRMAQLEDGGVEFVLNCNVGEDLSFDAIRGKHDAVLIATGVYKTRDLQAPGSGAEGIVRAIDYLTASNRKSFGDVVEEFESGELNAAGKKVVVIGGGDTAMDCVRTAIRQGAESVKCLYRRDKANMPGSQREVQNAEEEGVEFVWLAAPKGFTGDAVEGVMVQKMRLGAPDVSGRQMPELIEGSDYVEGSDLVIKALGFEPEDLPTLWGAPDLEVTRWGTIKADFGTGKTNLEGVYAAGDIVRGASLVVWAIRDGREAADAILDYISQAASVAAE; translated from the coding sequence ATGGCTGGTCAAAAGATGTTGAAATTCGTGACGGTCGGGCGGGATATGCCTGAAAAGCGCGTGCCTGACCTGCGCAGTCAGGATTTCGACGAAATCTACGCCGAATACGCCCGCGACAAGGCCGAAGAACAAGCCAGCCGATGCAGCCAGTGCGGCGTGCCTTATTGTCAGTCCCATTGCCCGCTGCACAACAACATCCCCGACTGGTTGCGCCTGACGGCCGAAGGGCGGTTGGAAGAAGCCTATGAGGTGTCACAGGCGACCAACACGTTCCCCGAAATTTGCGGCAGAATCTGCCCGCAGGACCGGTTGTGCGAAGGCAACTGTGTGATTGAACAGTCTGGCCACGGCACTGTTACCATCGGCGCCGTCGAAAAATACATTACCGACACTGCGTTCGATCAGGGCTGGGTCAAGCCGATCCGCCCTGCGATCGAGCGCACGGAAAGCGTGGCAATCATCGGTGCCGGCCCTGGTGGGCTGGCGGCGGCCGATCGTTTGCGCCGAGCCGGTGTGCAGGTCACGGTTTATGACCGGTATGATCGCGGTGGCGGTCTGCTGACGTATGGTATTCCGGGCTTCAAGCTGGAAAAAGACATCGTCATGCAGCGGATGGCGCAACTGGAAGACGGCGGTGTCGAATTTGTCCTGAATTGCAATGTCGGCGAAGACCTGTCGTTCGACGCCATTCGCGGCAAACACGACGCGGTGCTGATCGCCACGGGTGTTTACAAGACACGCGACCTTCAGGCACCCGGGTCTGGTGCCGAAGGGATCGTACGCGCGATTGATTATCTGACCGCCAGCAACCGCAAAAGTTTCGGCGATGTTGTCGAAGAGTTTGAAAGCGGCGAATTGAACGCGGCTGGCAAGAAAGTGGTTGTCATCGGTGGCGGCGACACGGCGATGGATTGTGTTCGCACCGCGATCCGACAGGGCGCAGAAAGCGTGAAATGCCTTTACCGTCGCGACAAGGCCAACATGCCCGGCTCGCAGCGCGAAGTGCAAAACGCCGAAGAAGAAGGCGTTGAATTTGTCTGGCTCGCTGCCCCCAAGGGGTTCACGGGCGATGCCGTCGAAGGTGTCATGGTGCAGAAGATGCGCCTTGGTGCGCCCGACGTGTCGGGGCGTCAGATGCCGGAATTGATCGAAGGCAGCGATTATGTCGAAGGTTCGGATCTGGTGATCAAGGCGCTGGGCTTTGAGCCCGAGGACCTGCCTACCCTATGGGGCGCTCCCGATCTTGAAGTCACCCGATGGGGAACGATCAAGGCCGATTTTGGCACTGGCAAAACCAACCTCGAAGGTGTTTATGCGGCGGGCGATATTGTGCGGGGCGCCAGCCTTGTCGTCTGGGCAATCCGTGACGGGCGCGAAGCGGCTGATGCAATTCTTGATTACATCAGCCAAGCCGCAAGCGTGGCCGCCGAATGA
- the lptB gene encoding LPS export ABC transporter ATP-binding protein, giving the protein MADSPDLTVTDGDVGLRIVNLRKSYRKKVVIRDVSMDLGRGEVVALLGPNGSGKTTCFYSIAGLVTPEGGHVIIDGRDVTALPMYRRAKLGIGYLPQEMSIFRGMSVEDNILAILQIAEPDRRVRREKLEELLSEFSIEHLRRAPALALSGGERRRVEIARCLAAGPKYVLLDEPFAGVDPIAVGEIRHLVADLKKRGIGVLITDHNVRETLEIVDRAYILHDGKVLMTGTADEVVQDENVRRVYLGQSFRVN; this is encoded by the coding sequence ATGGCCGACTCTCCTGATCTGACCGTCACCGATGGTGATGTTGGGCTGCGTATCGTCAACCTGCGCAAAAGCTATCGCAAAAAGGTGGTGATCCGCGATGTATCGATGGATCTCGGGCGCGGCGAGGTCGTGGCCCTGCTGGGTCCGAACGGATCGGGCAAAACGACTTGTTTTTATTCCATCGCCGGGCTTGTGACCCCCGAGGGCGGCCATGTGATCATCGACGGGCGCGATGTGACGGCCTTGCCAATGTATCGGCGTGCCAAGTTGGGTATCGGCTATTTACCACAGGAAATGTCTATTTTTCGCGGCATGTCGGTCGAGGACAACATTCTGGCTATTCTACAAATCGCCGAACCGGATCGTCGCGTGCGCCGCGAAAAACTCGAAGAGCTGCTCAGCGAATTTTCCATCGAACACCTGCGCCGCGCGCCTGCCCTTGCCCTGTCAGGCGGTGAACGCCGCCGCGTTGAAATCGCGCGCTGCCTCGCCGCTGGCCCGAAATACGTGCTGTTGGATGAACCCTTTGCGGGCGTCGACCCGATCGCGGTCGGCGAGATTCGCCACCTTGTTGCCGATTTGAAAAAACGCGGAATCGGCGTGCTGATCACGGATCATAACGTGCGTGAAACCCTCGAAATTGTGGACCGCGCCTATATTTTGCACGATGGCAAAGTCCTGATGACCGGCACCGCAGATGAGGTGGTTCAGGACGAAAACGTGCGCCGCGTCTATCTTGGCCAGAGTTTTCGCGTCAACTAA
- a CDS encoding complex I NDUFA9 subunit family protein: MAKLVTIFGGSGFVGRYIARRMAKEGWRVRVAVRNPNEAMFVRTYGVVGQVEPVFCNIRDDASVRAVSQGADAVVNCVGVLDEVGKNTFDAVQADGAERVARIAAAEGITRMVQISAIGADAESDSEYARSKAAGEAGVLQHMPKAMILRPSIVFGPEDDFFNRFAGMTRFGPVVPVVGADTLFQPVYVDDVAQAAVLGVTGDLSGVYELGGPDVHTFRELMGTMLHVIRRRRMVVNIPFPIARLMAFGFSVGRVLSLGMVRGPLTKDQVINLKNDNIVAQGAQGFAALGIAPVPMEAILPDYLWRFRPSGQYSEIKESARNLKV, encoded by the coding sequence ATGGCCAAACTTGTCACGATTTTCGGCGGATCAGGGTTTGTCGGGCGCTATATTGCCCGCCGCATGGCCAAAGAGGGATGGCGCGTGCGCGTCGCCGTGCGTAACCCCAACGAGGCGATGTTCGTGCGCACTTACGGTGTTGTCGGGCAGGTCGAGCCGGTCTTTTGCAACATTCGTGACGATGCCAGCGTGCGCGCCGTGTCCCAGGGTGCCGATGCGGTTGTGAACTGTGTTGGCGTGCTCGACGAGGTGGGCAAGAACACCTTTGATGCCGTGCAGGCGGATGGTGCCGAGCGTGTCGCCCGGATCGCCGCCGCAGAAGGGATCACCCGCATGGTGCAAATTTCGGCAATCGGTGCCGATGCGGAGTCGGACAGCGAATATGCCCGCTCAAAGGCCGCTGGCGAAGCAGGTGTTTTGCAGCATATGCCCAAGGCCATGATCCTGCGCCCGTCAATCGTGTTCGGACCCGAGGATGATTTCTTTAACCGCTTCGCCGGGATGACTCGTTTCGGACCTGTCGTGCCAGTCGTTGGTGCGGACACCCTGTTTCAGCCGGTCTATGTCGATGACGTTGCGCAGGCGGCAGTGCTTGGCGTGACGGGGGATTTGTCTGGCGTCTACGAGCTTGGTGGCCCCGATGTGCATACCTTTCGCGAATTGATGGGCACGATGCTGCATGTGATCCGTCGCCGCCGCATGGTTGTGAACATTCCCTTCCCGATCGCACGGCTCATGGCGTTCGGCTTCAGCGTTGGGCGTGTGTTGTCGCTGGGTATGGTGCGCGGCCCTCTTACCAAGGATCAGGTGATCAATCTCAAGAACGACAATATCGTCGCGCAGGGTGCGCAGGGATTTGCGGCGCTGGGCATTGCGCCCGTGCCGATGGAGGCGATCCTGCCTGACTATCTGTGGCGCTTTCGCCCGTCAGGCCAGTACAGCGAGATCAAAGAATCCGCGCGTAATCTCAAGGTCTGA